In Leptospira perdikensis, a single genomic region encodes these proteins:
- a CDS encoding TatD family hydrolase: MGYSTIDTHCHLDIIREQGQEIEETLAKSRIAGVDRMVQIGIDLPSSIEAVRISETHSKDDLEIFYSIGCHPTETHEFPNADQILDLAKSRMKDPKFSAIGEIGVDLYHDASTRLAQNEVLRKFLEFSSEYKLPVVIHSRDAFEDTYEALKEYKSKAFGVIHCFTYDYEAAKQFVDLGYYVSFSGIVTFKSATDIQEAARKIPLETILIETDAPFLSPMPHRGKRNDSSHLPFVLEKMFSLRTETNAEVADRIYQNSLKFTQRKAYHHA, from the coding sequence ATGGGATATTCAACCATTGACACTCATTGCCACTTAGACATAATTCGGGAACAAGGCCAAGAGATTGAAGAAACACTGGCGAAATCCCGCATTGCTGGAGTAGACCGGATGGTTCAGATTGGGATTGATTTACCCAGTTCCATCGAAGCGGTTCGGATTTCTGAAACACATTCCAAAGATGATTTAGAAATTTTCTATTCGATTGGTTGTCATCCTACAGAAACTCATGAATTCCCTAATGCCGATCAGATTTTAGATTTAGCAAAATCCCGAATGAAAGATCCAAAATTTTCTGCAATTGGTGAGATTGGTGTCGATCTCTATCATGATGCGAGCACTCGTTTGGCGCAGAATGAAGTATTACGTAAATTTTTAGAATTTTCTTCTGAATATAAATTACCGGTAGTGATTCATTCACGTGACGCCTTTGAAGATACTTATGAAGCGCTAAAGGAATATAAGTCAAAAGCCTTTGGTGTGATTCATTGTTTTACTTATGATTATGAAGCCGCAAAACAGTTTGTAGATTTAGGTTATTATGTTTCTTTTTCAGGGATTGTTACTTTTAAGTCAGCAACGGATATCCAAGAAGCAGCGCGGAAGATTCCATTGGAAACTATCCTGATAGAAACAGATGCTCCCTTTTTATCCCCGATGCCACATAGAGGAAAACGAAATGATTCTTCTCATTTGCCATTTGTTCTCGAGAAAATGTTTTCTTTACGAACAGAAACTAATGCAGAAGTAGCAGATCGCATTTATCAAAATTCATTAAAATTCACACAAAGAAAGGCCTATCACCATGCTTGA
- a CDS encoding M23 family metallopeptidase codes for MEAKQRLHLIFYRLRYKVQEWKLKLSQRYEDLDKKGRERLTIMVIPHTDRKTINFVISYKAISIFIGIMVVLLVISAVNVLSHSGSIHQLTELNLTNKDFIRQSSKMKEEVNSLHETIQYYYERISNLYIKLGGDPSRVSKGMGGQAGQFLALQGTPQSDITDESFRIKEDIHNLKLSSELSEEIIKLIKKRKSIIRNTPSIWPTKGYVLFPFGKYISPVTGKEEFNRGLDIGSFPGAEVIATAPGIVFDTGYSPATGYYVKLSHRFGWKTIYSNLDRIRVKKNEKLSKGDILGYVGKSPENPIYHLHYEVHVGTQALNPFSFLNQIQE; via the coding sequence GTGGAAGCAAAACAAAGACTACATCTAATTTTTTACCGATTACGGTATAAAGTCCAGGAATGGAAGCTTAAGTTATCCCAACGTTACGAGGACCTTGACAAAAAAGGTCGTGAACGTTTGACGATTATGGTCATTCCTCACACCGATCGAAAAACAATTAACTTTGTCATCTCCTACAAAGCCATTTCCATCTTTATTGGAATCATGGTGGTGCTTCTTGTGATCAGTGCTGTGAACGTTCTTTCTCATAGTGGATCCATCCACCAACTCACAGAACTCAATTTAACAAACAAAGACTTTATCAGACAATCTTCAAAGATGAAAGAAGAGGTGAACTCTCTTCACGAAACCATCCAATATTATTACGAAAGAATTTCTAACCTCTATATCAAACTCGGTGGAGATCCTTCTCGCGTTTCTAAAGGGATGGGTGGACAAGCTGGACAATTCCTCGCATTACAAGGAACACCGCAGTCTGACATCACTGATGAATCTTTCCGCATCAAAGAAGACATTCATAATTTAAAATTATCCTCCGAACTTTCTGAAGAGATCATCAAACTCATCAAAAAAAGAAAGAGCATCATTCGTAACACTCCATCCATCTGGCCAACAAAAGGTTATGTATTATTTCCTTTTGGAAAATACATTTCGCCAGTGACTGGAAAAGAAGAATTCAATAGAGGACTCGACATCGGATCCTTTCCTGGTGCGGAAGTCATCGCAACTGCTCCTGGAATTGTTTTTGATACTGGATATTCACCAGCTACAGGTTACTACGTAAAATTATCACATCGATTTGGATGGAAAACAATCTACTCCAACCTTGATAGAATTCGTGTTAAGAAAAATGAAAAACTCTCCAAGGGTGACATCTTAGGTTATGTTGGAAAATCTCCAGAAAATCCGATTTACCATCTTCATTATGAAGTACATGTTGGTACCCAAGCGTTGAATCCGTTTTCGTTTCTCAACCAAATTCAAGAATAA
- a CDS encoding bactofilin family protein, with translation MPNPSTEEEFLVNSIIGEGAEFVGEFKFPGLIRIDGKFRGVLETTGKVLIGKSGIVDTDIKARVVVAGGEIRGNIYATERVTLLSSCRLEGDIVTPRLIVEEGVVFHGKCTINPTRH, from the coding sequence ATGCCGAATCCATCTACAGAAGAAGAATTTTTAGTTAATAGCATCATTGGGGAAGGAGCCGAGTTTGTCGGTGAATTTAAATTCCCTGGCCTCATTCGTATCGATGGAAAATTTCGAGGAGTCCTTGAAACTACCGGAAAGGTACTTATAGGAAAATCTGGAATCGTCGATACAGATATCAAAGCACGAGTGGTTGTTGCCGGTGGAGAAATTCGCGGTAATATCTATGCAACAGAACGAGTTACATTACTTTCTAGCTGTCGATTGGAAGGAGACATTGTCACTCCTCGCCTCATCGTGGAAGAAGGTGTAGTGTTTCACGGAAAATGCACAATTAATCCCACTCGTCACTAG
- a CDS encoding YaaR family protein, with amino-acid sequence MIIQNNNPKSVSTQAKKGSKEKLNGSLGPVDESKQSFLEILESIVPSGKEETRELNELWKDLPDLEKDLIKDPNHKNLESYKKHIKQIAELILKKNYKVMQAPQRGRNDQKDVRYVKVVDEKLDLLAKTMFSPNNSAFVILKQLDEIRGLLIDLKG; translated from the coding sequence ATGATCATCCAAAACAACAACCCTAAGTCGGTATCCACTCAGGCGAAAAAAGGATCCAAGGAAAAATTAAACGGTTCTCTTGGGCCAGTTGATGAATCCAAACAAAGTTTTTTAGAAATTTTAGAATCCATTGTTCCCTCTGGAAAAGAAGAAACCAGGGAACTAAATGAACTTTGGAAAGATTTACCAGATTTGGAAAAAGATCTCATCAAAGATCCGAATCACAAAAATCTCGAATCTTACAAAAAACATATCAAACAAATTGCAGAACTAATTTTGAAAAAAAACTACAAGGTCATGCAAGCCCCACAACGGGGACGAAATGACCAAAAAGACGTACGTTATGTAAAGGTCGTAGATGAAAAATTGGATCTACTCGCCAAAACAATGTTTTCTCCCAACAACAGTGCGTTCGTGATTTTGAAACAATTAGATGAAATCAGAGGTCTACTTATTGATCTAAAAGGATAA